Genomic DNA from Paenibacillus donghaensis:
AAGACAGCTGGATAATAGCAAAGTCAGCCACCATATAGAGCTGGGTCAGGAATTGCTGATTCCGGCGAATCATAATCTCACCTCGGTATTATTATCATTACGTGGACCAACCTCTGCGGCAGAGCCAAGGCTCTGCGCCGGCGAAGGGACTGTCTTGGGAAGGATCAGCGCATTGCGCAGCAGGGAGATGGCGAACTTCACACCCACGCCTGCATACACCGCTCCATTAATCATACTGTTGTACTGCCTGCTATAATGCTTACGGTGAAATAAAATCATTGCCCGGTGAAACTCATAGACGATCTTGAACGGTCTGCGTCGCGCGCTGCCGCCTTTGAGATGCACAATCGATGTTTCAGGATAATAATAAATCCCCCAGCCGGCTTCCTTAATCCGGTAACACCAGTCCAGATCTTCGCCGTACATAAAGAACTCCTCATCCAGTCCGCCCACCTGCGCAATCGTCTCCCGCCGCACCAGCATAAACGCACCCACCAGGCAATCAATCGGATACGCCTCG
This window encodes:
- a CDS encoding glycosyltransferase family 2 protein; the encoded protein is MDCIRSVYDSVTNYSYEIILIDNHSHDDSVETISREFPGVLLIANQENVGFARGNNQGMGVASGRYVLLLNSDTVVRKDTLETMVAFMDTRPDLGASGCKIILPDGSLDKACKRGFPTPSASFYYAFGFSKLFPDRPRFNGYQLGYLDPDEAYPIDCLVGAFMLVRRETIAQVGGLDEEFFMYGEDLDWCYRIKEAGWGIYYYPETSIVHLKGGSARRRPFKIVYEFHRAMILFHRKHYSRQYNSMINGAVYAGVGVKFAISLLRNALILPKTVPSPAQSLGSAAEVGPRNDNNTEVRL